From Tripterygium wilfordii isolate XIE 37 chromosome 13, ASM1340144v1, whole genome shotgun sequence, the proteins below share one genomic window:
- the LOC120012413 gene encoding disease resistance protein RPS4B-like encodes MVASPSPTASRGVFDSYKDQTNIVFDFQNCWKLDQNARNSIVAEVESKLLYLRTNYPESKVVSLSPPRWKTVEARIIFPGGDVPDWFSYKSKGSSLTAKLPPHWFNAELFSFVCSVVFECNDIPKYSIRYRFNYNGHIIRTNRGDSSSANMEFIWRSQDAIRSNQVVLTYDSKWINTWRRILEEADDVDEISIEFDVKEDGRNYSKVKGCGFHLLYTHDIENRHGHSVVQSNSPCGDLTQFFLNQDCVDDDIEESAIQDAKDNGCHNVPMEDSAPVWGRKRKRS; translated from the exons ATGGTGGCAAGTCCTTCACCGACAGCATCGAGAGGAGTATTTGACTCTTACAAAGATCAAACAAATattgtttttgattttcaaaattgcTGGAAATTGGaccaaaatgcacgaaacagcATAGTGGCAGAAGTAGAATCGAAGTTGCTATACTTGAGAACCAATTATCCGGAAAGCAAagtcgtctctctctctcccccaagATGG AAAACTGTAGAAGCCAGGATCATTTTTCCGGGAGGTGATGTTCCAGATTGGTTCAGCTATAAAAGCAAGGGGTCCTCACTAACTGCAAAGCTTCCTCCACATTGGTTTAATGCCGAGTTATTCAGCTTTGTTTGCAGCGTTGTTTTTGAATGCAACGACATCCCCAAGTACAGCATTCGCTATCGTTTTAACTATAATGGCCATATAATAAGAACCAACAGAGGTGATAGCTCCAGTGCCAATATGGAGTTTATTTGGAGATCTCAAGATGCTATTCGGTCAAATCAAGTCGTTTTAACTTATGACTCAAAATGGATAAATACTTGGAGAAGGATACTTGAAGAAGCAGATGATGTAGATGAGATCTCAATTGAATTCGATGTTAAGGAAGATGGCAGAAACTATTCTAAGGTCAAAGGGTGTGGGTTCCATTTACTATACACTCATGACATAGAAAATAGACATGGTCATTCTGTGGTCCAGTCTAACTCTCCTTGTGGTGATCTGACCCAGTTCTTCTTAAACCAAGATTGCGTGGATGATGATATCGAAGAATCAGCGATACAAGATGCTAAAGATAATGGATGCCATAATGTCCCCATGGAAGATTCAGCTCCAGTGTGGGGTAGGAAAAGGAAACGAAGCTGA